In a single window of the Tribolium castaneum strain GA2 chromosome 8, icTriCast1.1, whole genome shotgun sequence genome:
- the LOC103313387 gene encoding uncharacterized protein LOC103313387 isoform X1: protein MSAGTSLSFVVCTVTIILAVAVSFTQGGCEFKKSWIGRWFLSGVPNLIYINSTHIETKGECYEEQGDKYLVYEKSDNCYRCMAIHEKHETVLQYKETFCEVKGSLQDICYGITGDAPLYSMFRKHPEVKPVACPFKSAPFTFSYNRGSGDCSYPASKAESCTDDSRLVLKYQACPDVPSTESNVEELVCLAVWKEGSTRYLIGRISQGNRRNLISDEDQYRCFIYQRNTENGKTVYNIAQSGDATCNGLQNAFEGSRTMKLTTVDNHHNRCKFPLWITDHHTWLSLDHHKTYRFSSKNATLKILDDEAPKPNKVHQNYAFDFQEFGFESQDQRQQNSDMRLVCHMILQSHDHKKVQIVAHITSGCDSGYVCMMFYKRDSNVIELQQSENYAENPDDACANFNPTTTPYTTLITTTLHTKKCPHLGRYTLFNPIASSSEQRKKRQQPAEKSQFSDDSGSSNQLSADCYSHNYEALAVGCGGSHGMEFRSSCAQQTISEYSCHGSWEENGISYVIASPVARKSTDALRYCFIYTLSNQPETTVIEGSLGKKVEPPILRLSGVSESCHRHVIPGVTGNWAFNFTSNGTCSVDNENSSPIAIPATLLVLLSALAALVIR from the exons GTGGCTGCGAGTTCAAAAAGTCGTGGATCGGCAGGTGGTTCTTGAGTGGCGTTCCTAATTTAATCTACATCAACTCAACTCACATAGAAACAAAAGGCGAATGCTACGAAGAGCAAGGCGACAAATACCTCGTCTACGAAAA GTCTGACAATTGCTACAGGTGTATGGCGATACACGAGAAGCACGAAACCGTTCTCCAATACAAAGAAA CGTTCTGTGAAGTTAAAGGCTCTTTACAGGATATCTGTTACGGGATAACCGGAGATGCACCCTTATACAGCATGTTCCGTAAACATCCGGAGGTTAAACCAGTGGCATGTCCGTTCAAAAGTGCCCCTTTTACTTTCAGTTATAACAGGGGCTCGGGCGATTGCAGCTATCCGGCCAGCAAAGCTGAGAGCTGTACGGATGACTCGAGGCTGGTGCTCAAATATCAGGCCTGTCCTGATGTGCCCTCCACGGAAAGTAACG TGGAAGAACTAGTATGTCTAGCTGTGTGGAAGGAAGGTTCCACCCGCTACCTCATTGGTCGAATCTCGCAAGGCAATCGCAGAAACCTGATCTCAGACGAAGACCAATACCGTTGCTTCATTTACCAAAGAAACACCGAAAACGGAAAGACTGTCTACAACATCGCCCAATCGGGCGACGCCACGTGCAACGGCCTCCAAAACGCTTTCGAAGGAAGCAGAACAATGAAACTCACCACCGTGGACAACCACCACAACAGGTGCAAATTTCCACTGTGGATCACCGACCACCACACCTGGCTGAGTCTGGACCACCACAAGACCTACAGATTCAGCTCGAAGAACGCAACTTTGAAGATTCTGGACGACGAAGCGCCCAAACCGAACAAAGTGCACCAGAATTACGCGTTCGATTTCCAGGAATTCGGATTCGAATCGCAAGATCAAAGGCAGCAGAACTCCGATATGCGGTTGGTGTGTCATATGATCCTGCAGTCGCATGATCACAAGAAAGTTCAAATTGTTGCTCATATTACATCCGGATG TGACAGCGGCTATGTTTGCATGATGTTCTACAAGAGGGACTCCAATGTGATTGAATTACAGCAATCAG aaaATTACGCAGAGAATCCAGATGATGCTTGTGCCAATTTTAACCCGACCACAACCCCCTACACGACACTGATCA ccacAACTTTACACACGAAAAAGTGCCCCCACCTCGGCCGCTACACTCTATTCAACCCAATTGCATCAAGCTCGGAACAACGTAAAAAAAGACAACAGCCAG CTGAAAAATCTCAATTTTCAGACGACTCTGGCTCCTCTAATCAACTCTCAGCCGATTGTTATTCCCACAATTACGAGGCTTTGGCAGTGGGCTGTGGCGGTTCTCACGGCATGGAGTTCCGGTCGTCTTGCGCCCAACAGACCATCAGCG AATATTCGTGTCATGGGAGTTGGGAAGAAAACGGAATTTCGTACGTAATCGCGTCGCCGGTGGCACGAAAATCAACAGACGCACTGCGATATTGTTTCATTTATACGTTGTCAAACCAGCCGGAGACGACCGTAATCGAAGGCTCGTTAGGAAAGAAGGTTGAGCCTCCGATCTTGCGACTATCGGGAGTTTCGGAGAGTTGCCATCGACACGTCATACCGGGAGTTACCGGAAATTGGGCGTTCAACTTTACCAGCAACG GAACCTGCTCAGTTGACAACGAAAATTCGAGCCCGATTGCAATTCCTGCAACCCTGCTCGTCCTCCTTTCAGCGCTGGCAGCCCTGGTTATAAGATGA
- the LOC103313387 gene encoding uncharacterized protein LOC103313387 isoform X2 — MSAGTSLSFVVCTVTIILAVAVSFTQGGCEFKKSWIGRWFLSGVPNLIYINSTHIETKGECYEEQGDKYLVYEKSDNCYRCMAIHEKHETVLQYKETFCEVKGSLQDICYGITGDAPLYSMFRKHPEVKPVACPFKSAPFTFSYNRGSGDCSYPASKAESCTDDSRLVLKYQACPDVPSTESNVEELVCLAVWKEGSTRYLIGRISQGNRRNLISDEDQYRCFIYQRNTENGKTVYNIAQSGDATCNGLQNAFEGSRTMKLTTVDNHHNRCKFPLWITDHHTWLSLDHHKTYRFSSKNATLKILDDEAPKPNKVHQNYAFDFQEFGFESQDQRQQNSDMRLVCHMILQSHDHKKVQIVAHITSGCDSGYVCMMFYKRDSNVIELQQSENYAENPDDACANFNPTTTPYTTLITTTLHTKKCPHLGRYTLFNPIASSSEQRKKRQQPDDSGSSNQLSADCYSHNYEALAVGCGGSHGMEFRSSCAQQTISEYSCHGSWEENGISYVIASPVARKSTDALRYCFIYTLSNQPETTVIEGSLGKKVEPPILRLSGVSESCHRHVIPGVTGNWAFNFTSNGTCSVDNENSSPIAIPATLLVLLSALAALVIR, encoded by the exons GTGGCTGCGAGTTCAAAAAGTCGTGGATCGGCAGGTGGTTCTTGAGTGGCGTTCCTAATTTAATCTACATCAACTCAACTCACATAGAAACAAAAGGCGAATGCTACGAAGAGCAAGGCGACAAATACCTCGTCTACGAAAA GTCTGACAATTGCTACAGGTGTATGGCGATACACGAGAAGCACGAAACCGTTCTCCAATACAAAGAAA CGTTCTGTGAAGTTAAAGGCTCTTTACAGGATATCTGTTACGGGATAACCGGAGATGCACCCTTATACAGCATGTTCCGTAAACATCCGGAGGTTAAACCAGTGGCATGTCCGTTCAAAAGTGCCCCTTTTACTTTCAGTTATAACAGGGGCTCGGGCGATTGCAGCTATCCGGCCAGCAAAGCTGAGAGCTGTACGGATGACTCGAGGCTGGTGCTCAAATATCAGGCCTGTCCTGATGTGCCCTCCACGGAAAGTAACG TGGAAGAACTAGTATGTCTAGCTGTGTGGAAGGAAGGTTCCACCCGCTACCTCATTGGTCGAATCTCGCAAGGCAATCGCAGAAACCTGATCTCAGACGAAGACCAATACCGTTGCTTCATTTACCAAAGAAACACCGAAAACGGAAAGACTGTCTACAACATCGCCCAATCGGGCGACGCCACGTGCAACGGCCTCCAAAACGCTTTCGAAGGAAGCAGAACAATGAAACTCACCACCGTGGACAACCACCACAACAGGTGCAAATTTCCACTGTGGATCACCGACCACCACACCTGGCTGAGTCTGGACCACCACAAGACCTACAGATTCAGCTCGAAGAACGCAACTTTGAAGATTCTGGACGACGAAGCGCCCAAACCGAACAAAGTGCACCAGAATTACGCGTTCGATTTCCAGGAATTCGGATTCGAATCGCAAGATCAAAGGCAGCAGAACTCCGATATGCGGTTGGTGTGTCATATGATCCTGCAGTCGCATGATCACAAGAAAGTTCAAATTGTTGCTCATATTACATCCGGATG TGACAGCGGCTATGTTTGCATGATGTTCTACAAGAGGGACTCCAATGTGATTGAATTACAGCAATCAG aaaATTACGCAGAGAATCCAGATGATGCTTGTGCCAATTTTAACCCGACCACAACCCCCTACACGACACTGATCA ccacAACTTTACACACGAAAAAGTGCCCCCACCTCGGCCGCTACACTCTATTCAACCCAATTGCATCAAGCTCGGAACAACGTAAAAAAAGACAACAGCCAG ACGACTCTGGCTCCTCTAATCAACTCTCAGCCGATTGTTATTCCCACAATTACGAGGCTTTGGCAGTGGGCTGTGGCGGTTCTCACGGCATGGAGTTCCGGTCGTCTTGCGCCCAACAGACCATCAGCG AATATTCGTGTCATGGGAGTTGGGAAGAAAACGGAATTTCGTACGTAATCGCGTCGCCGGTGGCACGAAAATCAACAGACGCACTGCGATATTGTTTCATTTATACGTTGTCAAACCAGCCGGAGACGACCGTAATCGAAGGCTCGTTAGGAAAGAAGGTTGAGCCTCCGATCTTGCGACTATCGGGAGTTTCGGAGAGTTGCCATCGACACGTCATACCGGGAGTTACCGGAAATTGGGCGTTCAACTTTACCAGCAACG GAACCTGCTCAGTTGACAACGAAAATTCGAGCCCGATTGCAATTCCTGCAACCCTGCTCGTCCTCCTTTCAGCGCTGGCAGCCCTGGTTATAAGATGA
- the LOC661378 gene encoding WD repeat-containing protein 18: MDVSELILTTCRHTQQWSAALWDSSTGSIVHCYKNGGVVAPKTLNLLGDDYLLTSDDAKPITHVWCVNSQEVEKKMSTIHSEKITAMSVCPQSCYIAAGIGTKLHLWHLPSGKLLSIQKKNYQPITCAKFSNDGAFVVVSGQDGMLVVYSLASLVSLHNNFVSQSGGQVEPIYTKHDHSLPINDLHVGNFGPKSRLATVSSDHTCKIYVLSTGTLLLNLIFDSPLTSVIFDGPCWSLFLGHNSGRIQQFYLKEPPRGVEHHVSGDLVFQGHSKRVTCLDMGAANGVLVSGSDDCFVFVWEIASRQILRRIEHKGAITNVKCVLKHENFFVQNLRAKVVVRNFDRGLIQGEDFVLGKIQQFDLDLEEGRDEGAKDVSSELKNENARLRSVNKQLYDTAIRISRKYNNF; the protein is encoded by the coding sequence ATGGACGTCTCCGAATTAATTCTAACGACGTGTCGCCACACGCAACAATGGTCCGCCGCCCTGTGGGACTCTTCAACGGGGAGCATTGTCCACTGTTACAAAAACGGCGGAGTTGTGGCCCCCAAGACCCTAAACCTGCTCGGAGACGACTACCTCCTCACCTCGGACGACGCCAAGCCCATAACCCACGTCTGGTGCGTAAACAGCCAAGaagttgagaaaaaaatgaGCACAATTCACTCCGAGAAAATAACAGCGATGTCCGTGTGCCCCCAGTCGTGTTACATAGCCGCTGGCATTGGCACCAAACTGCACTTGTGGCACCTGCCTTCGGGCAAGTTGTTATCGATCCAGAAGAAGAACTACCAGCCCATAACTTGCGCGAAATTTTCCAACGATGGAGCGTTCGTGGTTGTCTCAGGCCAGGACGGGATGTTGGTCGTGTACAGTTTAGCCAGTCTGGTGAGTTTGCACAACAACTTCGTCTCGCAAAGCGGGGGCCAGGTGGAGCCAATTTACACAAAACACGACCACAGTCTGCCAATAAACGACCTCCACGTGGGCAATTTCGGCCCCAAGTCGCGCCTGGCCACCGTCTCGAGCGACCACACGTGTAAAATCTACGTCCTATCAACGGGAACCTTACTCCTGAACTTAATTTTTGATAGCCCCCTCACTAGTGTTATTTTCGACGGCCCGTGTTGGAGCCTCTTCCTGGGGCACAACTCGGGCCGCATCCAACAGTTCTACCTGAAAGAGCCCCCAAGGGGGGTGGAGCACCACGTCTCGGGCGATTTAGTGTTTCAAGGACACAGCAAACGCGTCACTTGTCTCGATATGGGGGCGGCTAACGGGGTGCTGGTCTCGGGTTCTGACGAttgttttgtgtttgtgtGGGAAATTGCCAGTCGGCAAATTTTGCGCAGGATCGAACACAAGGGGGCTATTACGAACGTTAAGTGCGTTTTGAAgcatgagaatttttttgtgcagAATTTAAGGGCTAAAGTTGTTGTGAGGAATTTTGATAGGGGGTTGATACAAGGGGAAGATTTTGTTTTGGGGAAGATTCAACAGTTTGATCTTGATTTGGAGGAGGGGAGGGACGAGGGGGCGAAGGATGTGAGTAGTGagttgaaaaatgaaaatgccAGGTTGAGGTCTGTTAATAAACAATTGTATGACACTGCGATAAGGATCAGCCGAaaatacaacaatttttaa
- the pr gene encoding 6-pyruvoyl tetrahydrobiopterin synthase — protein MGDSKAPKAYQTRRITFSACHRLHSPHLSDAENAQIYGKCNHINGHGHNYIVKVTLFGAIDPKTGMILNMTELKKYMEEAIMQPMDHKNLDKDVDFFKTRPSTTENLTVFIWERMKKVMERPDLLYEVLVYETENNIVKYRGE, from the exons atggGTGACTCAAAGGCCCCCAAAGCCTACCAAACTCGCAGAATCACCTTTTCGGCCTGCCACCGATTACACAG CCCCCATTTGAGCGACGCTGAGAACGCCCAAATTTACGGCAAATGCAACCACATTAACGGCCATGGACACAATTACAttg TAAAAGTGACCCTTTTTGGGGCGATTGACCCGAAAACCGGCATGATTTTGAACATGACTGAACTAAAGAAGTACATGGAAGAGGCTATAATGCAACCAATGGACCACAAAAATCTAGACAAAGAtgtagattttttcaaaactaggCCAAGTACTACGGAGAATTTGACCGTTTTTATATGGGAGAGGATGAAAAAGGTGATGGAAAGGCCGGATTTGTTGTACGAGGTTTTGGTTTATGAAACCGAAAATAACATTGTCAAATACCGGGGCGAATAA